The Terriglobia bacterium genome has a segment encoding these proteins:
- a CDS encoding NAD(+)/NADH kinase, giving the protein MKKASIISKQGKPELGKVVVQVAGWLRDHGYAITADASTREFCPDCEPAEREDLARVAPDFVIVLGGDGTLLSTARCVAQADIPILGVNLGSLGFLTEIRREEIEQALEEVDAARDYELSLRTMLHCEVMRDGKCVATHEALNEVVMNQSAVARITDFEVRVNGHFVANYRADGLIISTPTGSTAYSLAAGGPILSPELRGFVITPVASHALTNRPLVVKDTAIIEARILVTREQAFLTVDGQVGTPLGDDDVVVCKKSEYNVKLFKFAGRSFFDVLRTKLKWGER; this is encoded by the coding sequence ATGAAGAAAGCATCCATTATCTCCAAGCAGGGCAAGCCGGAACTGGGCAAGGTTGTTGTCCAGGTGGCAGGCTGGCTTCGCGATCACGGTTACGCGATCACCGCTGACGCGTCAACCCGCGAATTCTGCCCTGACTGCGAACCGGCGGAGCGCGAAGACCTGGCGCGTGTTGCCCCTGATTTTGTGATCGTTCTGGGAGGCGATGGCACATTGCTTTCGACGGCACGGTGCGTCGCGCAAGCTGATATTCCCATCCTTGGAGTTAACCTGGGATCGCTTGGCTTTCTCACTGAAATTCGGCGAGAAGAGATTGAGCAGGCGCTGGAGGAAGTTGACGCTGCCCGCGATTATGAATTGAGCCTGCGCACCATGCTGCACTGCGAAGTTATGCGAGACGGAAAATGTGTTGCTACACATGAGGCGCTCAATGAAGTTGTGATGAACCAGAGCGCAGTGGCACGCATTACGGATTTTGAGGTCCGCGTAAACGGCCATTTTGTCGCAAATTACAGAGCTGACGGATTAATCATCTCCACGCCGACAGGATCAACCGCATATTCACTGGCCGCCGGCGGGCCCATTCTTTCTCCCGAACTTCGCGGTTTCGTGATAACTCCCGTGGCTTCTCATGCGCTTACGAATCGGCCCCTGGTAGTGAAAGATACGGCGATCATCGAGGCCAGAATTCTTGTGACTCGAGAACAGGCGTTCTTGACGGTGGATGGACAAGTAGGAACCCCGCTGGGGGATGATGACGTGGTGGTCTGCAAAAAGTCAGAATATAACGTGAAACTCTTTAAATTCGCGGGGCGCTCATTCTTTGACGTCCTGCGAACCAAGCTTAAATGGGGAGAAAGATAG
- a CDS encoding TlyA family RNA methyltransferase, with product MKVRIDKLLVERGLVPSRERAQAMVLSGRVLVNEQKIEKAGVSVDPEAAIRLLGDDLKYVGRGGLKLEAALRDWKIDLTGRTCMDVGASTGGFTDCMLQHGAAVVIAVDTGYGQIHARLRSDSRVKLLEKTNARYLTKEDIARAGAGAAINFIAIDVSFISVTLVLPAVLAATQAPTASSRREAVILIKPQFEVGRERVGKGGIVKDEAAQQDAVQKVQQKVEELGGKNIELMESPIRGMEGNREFLLHADF from the coding sequence ATGAAAGTTCGCATTGACAAGCTTCTGGTGGAGCGCGGTCTCGTTCCTTCGCGCGAGCGCGCACAGGCCATGGTGCTTTCCGGTCGCGTGCTGGTCAACGAACAGAAAATTGAGAAGGCCGGCGTCAGCGTCGATCCTGAAGCTGCAATACGACTCTTGGGCGACGACCTGAAGTACGTTGGCCGCGGCGGGCTAAAACTTGAAGCGGCGCTGCGCGATTGGAAAATTGATCTCACCGGCCGCACATGCATGGATGTAGGCGCGTCCACCGGAGGCTTTACCGATTGCATGCTGCAGCACGGCGCGGCTGTGGTGATTGCTGTCGATACTGGTTACGGCCAGATCCATGCGCGGTTACGTTCTGATTCGCGAGTGAAGCTGCTGGAGAAGACCAATGCTCGTTATCTCACAAAAGAAGATATAGCGCGGGCCGGCGCGGGTGCCGCCATCAACTTCATTGCCATCGACGTTTCCTTCATCTCTGTTACACTCGTTCTCCCTGCGGTGCTCGCGGCGACCCAGGCCCCGACGGCATCTTCGCGCCGCGAGGCCGTTATCCTGATCAAGCCGCAATTTGAAGTTGGGCGCGAGCGGGTCGGTAAAGGTGGGATCGTGAAGGACGAAGCTGCCCAGCAGGACGCGGTGCAGAAAGTCCAGCAAAAAGTGGAAGAGCTGGGCGGCAAGAACATAGAATTGATGGAATCCCCCATTCGAGGCATGGAAGGGAACCGGGAATTTCTGTTGCATGCAGATTTCTAA
- a CDS encoding formate/nitrite transporter family protein: MDNIRPAEMLTEMLNVAFKKATLSIRDMLLRGFLAGAFLGFATSLAMVVTAQGLPPIVGAVLFPVGFVMLVLLGLELATGNFALLPPALLAGQVSGRQLLRNWFWVYAGNLAGSMFYALLFYLAITNCGTNNGGALGDLVRQTAQKKTLGYMAAGPSGWATAFIKAILCNWMVTIGTLLALISRSTIGKIAAMWLPIVTFFAQGYEHSIVNMFLIPAGKFLGAPVSTANWWLWNQIPVTLGNILSGALFTGLAIYITYSDRGTAPDSEIALTSRAKHEEARAVTNR; encoded by the coding sequence GTGGACAATATTCGCCCAGCGGAAATGTTGACAGAAATGCTGAACGTGGCCTTCAAAAAAGCCACACTTTCGATTCGCGACATGCTGCTGCGTGGTTTTCTGGCGGGAGCATTTCTTGGCTTCGCGACCTCGCTCGCGATGGTAGTTACAGCGCAAGGCTTGCCGCCGATTGTCGGCGCGGTTTTATTTCCGGTGGGTTTCGTAATGCTGGTGCTGCTGGGGCTTGAGCTTGCGACGGGAAATTTTGCGTTGCTTCCACCGGCGCTTCTGGCCGGCCAGGTAAGCGGTAGACAATTGTTGCGCAATTGGTTTTGGGTGTATGCGGGCAATCTGGCTGGGAGCATGTTCTATGCCCTTCTGTTTTACCTGGCGATCACCAATTGCGGCACCAACAATGGCGGCGCGCTTGGCGATCTGGTCCGACAAACGGCGCAAAAGAAAACTTTGGGATACATGGCGGCGGGTCCAAGCGGCTGGGCAACTGCATTCATCAAAGCCATTCTTTGCAACTGGATGGTTACCATAGGTACGCTGCTGGCACTGATCTCCCGTTCCACAATCGGCAAGATCGCGGCAATGTGGTTGCCGATTGTGACCTTTTTCGCCCAGGGTTATGAGCATTCCATCGTGAATATGTTTCTCATTCCAGCGGGAAAGTTTCTGGGTGCGCCGGTCTCTACCGCCAACTGGTGGTTGTGGAACCAGATCCCCGTCACTCTGGGAAATATCCTCTCAGGAGCGCTTTTCACAGGGCTGGCGATATACATCACCTATTCAGATCGCGGGACGGCCCCGGACTCTGAGATTGCGCTTACCTCCCGAGCCAAGCACGAAGAAGCCAGAGCGGTCACGAATCGCTGA
- the lysA gene encoding diaminopimelate decarboxylase translates to MFTRPPGFTYKNDELHCDGLAINKLAKKFGTPLYLYSATAIRERYRVLEGAFHHVKHTLCYSVKANSNLSILRLLAGMGAGFDIVSGGELERVRRAHKKSLSKVVFSGVGKIADELRLALRSGILLFNVESEGELELLAACAAEIRKVADISLRVNPDVPAETHPYISTGLREHKFGVPISSARELSRRAAQHKYLRVAGVSLHIGSQISDVTPFHLAMERAVDLALELIADGHKIRFIDAGGGLGISYNSSAPVEFNDLAHRYEEAITEPLLRMKKPVPHLLLEPGRSIIAPAGALITRVLYLKRNGNKRFTIVDAAMNDLIRPSLYQARHEITPVNLVKGRIERVQSDIAGPVCESGDFLARDAMLPAVAQGENLCVLDAGAYGMSLASNYNSRPRAAEVLVDGTRARLIRRREAIKDLLQQEAACL, encoded by the coding sequence ATGTTTACGCGCCCCCCGGGATTCACATACAAAAACGACGAGCTGCATTGCGACGGCCTGGCTATCAACAAGCTCGCGAAAAAGTTTGGAACGCCTTTGTACCTTTATTCCGCCACCGCCATCCGTGAGCGATATCGCGTGCTGGAAGGGGCATTCCACCACGTTAAACACACTCTGTGCTACTCGGTAAAGGCCAATTCAAACCTGAGCATCCTGCGCCTGCTGGCGGGGATGGGAGCGGGCTTTGACATTGTTTCCGGCGGTGAGTTGGAGCGGGTTCGGCGCGCACATAAAAAGTCGCTCAGCAAAGTGGTGTTCTCCGGCGTTGGCAAGATCGCCGACGAACTGCGTCTTGCGCTGCGCAGCGGCATTCTTCTGTTTAATGTTGAGAGTGAAGGTGAACTGGAGCTTCTGGCTGCCTGTGCCGCCGAGATACGCAAAGTCGCGGATATCTCTTTGCGCGTGAATCCTGACGTACCGGCGGAAACGCATCCTTATATCTCGACTGGTCTGCGCGAACACAAATTTGGCGTGCCCATCAGCAGCGCGCGCGAGCTCTCCCGCCGTGCCGCGCAACACAAATATCTGCGCGTGGCCGGTGTGAGCCTCCATATTGGCTCGCAGATTAGTGACGTTACGCCCTTTCATCTGGCCATGGAGCGAGCCGTGGATCTGGCGCTGGAACTTATAGCCGACGGCCATAAAATCCGTTTCATTGACGCGGGAGGCGGTCTTGGCATCTCATACAACAGCTCTGCTCCCGTAGAATTTAACGACCTCGCCCATCGCTATGAGGAAGCCATTACAGAGCCATTGCTGAGAATGAAGAAACCCGTTCCACATTTGCTGCTGGAACCCGGCCGCTCCATCATCGCGCCTGCCGGTGCACTGATCACGCGTGTGCTCTATCTGAAGCGCAATGGCAACAAGCGTTTCACCATTGTAGATGCGGCCATGAACGACCTGATTCGCCCGTCGCTATACCAGGCCAGGCATGAGATCACGCCGGTGAATCTGGTCAAAGGTCGAATCGAACGCGTGCAATCGGATATCGCCGGGCCCGTCTGCGAGAGCGGTGACTTTCTGGCCCGCGACGCGATGCTGCCGGCTGTCGCACAGGGTGAAAACTTGTGCGTGCTCGATGCCGGCGCTTACGGCATGTCACTGGCTTCGAACTATAATTCCCGTCCACGCGCGGCTGAAGTTCTGGTCGACGGCACCCGGGCTCGCCTCATCCGCCGCCGTGAAGCCATTAAAGACTTATTGCAACAGGAGGCCGCCTGCTTATGA
- a CDS encoding nitronate monooxygenase, whose product MNDFCRKYGLSIPVVLAPMGGGPSTPELVAAVSNAGGLGSLAAAYSNAERIEQDIAAIRKLTTKPFAVNLFSAQAQLPLNDGVKAVADFLRPYHERLGLKAPELPQKPIENFDEQLEAVAKAAPPIVSFTFGLLSQKASDRLKSQGTYLMGTATTVEEARQLEKAGVDAVIAQGSEAGAHRGTFAVPAEEALVGTVALVPQVVDAVRVPVIASGGIMDGRGLMAALALGASAVQMGTAFLACKEAGTNGAYREALLHGGKAATTLTRAFSGRMARGLSNEFIKKWNAAGVEHLPYPWQNAFTQPMRRAAAAAKQAGLLSLWAGQGLGMLRETTAEQLMKHLQEEMKQAWAKLKEQMK is encoded by the coding sequence ATGAATGATTTTTGTCGCAAGTATGGGCTTAGCATTCCTGTGGTGCTGGCGCCGATGGGCGGTGGACCGTCGACACCAGAACTTGTAGCAGCAGTTTCAAACGCAGGCGGACTCGGGTCGCTGGCAGCGGCCTACTCCAACGCCGAGCGCATTGAGCAGGACATTGCCGCGATCCGAAAGCTCACGACAAAGCCGTTTGCCGTGAATTTGTTTTCGGCGCAGGCGCAGTTGCCGCTTAATGATGGCGTTAAGGCTGTAGCCGATTTTCTGCGGCCTTATCATGAGCGGCTTGGCTTGAAAGCGCCTGAGCTTCCGCAAAAGCCAATCGAAAATTTTGATGAACAATTGGAAGCAGTGGCAAAAGCGGCTCCGCCTATTGTGAGCTTCACCTTTGGGTTGTTATCGCAGAAGGCCAGCGATCGGCTCAAATCGCAGGGGACGTATCTGATGGGCACGGCCACAACCGTGGAAGAAGCCAGACAGCTAGAAAAAGCAGGTGTAGATGCGGTGATCGCGCAAGGCAGCGAAGCGGGCGCGCATCGCGGCACGTTTGCGGTACCGGCTGAAGAAGCGCTGGTAGGCACAGTGGCGCTGGTTCCACAGGTGGTGGATGCGGTGCGTGTTCCGGTGATTGCATCCGGCGGCATTATGGACGGGCGCGGTCTGATGGCGGCATTGGCGCTGGGCGCAAGCGCGGTACAGATGGGAACGGCATTCCTGGCGTGCAAAGAGGCGGGGACGAACGGTGCTTACCGTGAGGCACTGCTGCATGGCGGGAAAGCCGCGACGACGCTGACGCGCGCGTTTTCCGGACGCATGGCCCGCGGCCTGAGTAATGAGTTCATTAAAAAATGGAATGCGGCGGGCGTGGAACACCTGCCCTATCCGTGGCAGAATGCGTTTACACAGCCGATGCGGCGGGCGGCTGCGGCGGCAAAGCAAGCTGGGCTTCTTTCTTTATGGGCAGGCCAGGGACTTGGGATGTTGCGGGAAACCACGGCAGAGCAGTTGATGAAGCACTTGCAGGAAGAGATGAAACAAGCTTGGGCAAAGCTGAAAGAACAGATGAAGTAA
- a CDS encoding sterol desaturase family protein has translation MPNLINLAIPGFVALLLLEVVLDAVMRRDLYRFKDTAASLAMGTGSVLLGAASKALAFAAYTAVHRFAIFNIGYQWWAWAILFFAEDLTYYWFHRTSHECRLFWASHVVHHSSQHYNLGTALRQTWTGFFMSFIFWLWLPLIGFAPIMVLTMQSISLLYQFWIHTELVRRMGPLEWVMNTPSHHRVHHGSNHRYLDRNHAGVLIIWDRLFGTFEPEGEKVIYGLTKNINSYNPLRIAFHEWIDIWNDVRRADTWRLKLRYLLGRPGWKEEERVNSLAATFDR, from the coding sequence ATACCCAACCTCATCAACCTGGCCATCCCCGGCTTTGTCGCGCTTTTGCTGCTGGAGGTGGTGCTTGACGCTGTCATGCGGCGTGATCTTTACCGGTTCAAGGACACTGCCGCCAGCCTGGCTATGGGCACCGGAAGCGTACTTCTTGGCGCGGCCAGCAAAGCGCTGGCATTTGCAGCCTACACCGCAGTCCATCGCTTCGCTATTTTCAATATCGGATATCAATGGTGGGCGTGGGCCATTTTATTTTTTGCTGAAGACCTCACCTACTACTGGTTTCATCGAACCAGCCATGAGTGCCGGCTGTTCTGGGCGTCGCACGTGGTCCATCATTCATCGCAGCATTACAACCTGGGCACAGCCTTGCGCCAGACCTGGACCGGCTTCTTCATGTCGTTCATCTTCTGGCTGTGGCTGCCGCTGATTGGCTTTGCGCCCATTATGGTGCTCACCATGCAGTCCATAAGCTTGCTCTACCAGTTCTGGATTCATACCGAACTTGTGCGCCGCATGGGGCCGCTGGAGTGGGTGATGAATACGCCGTCACACCACCGCGTCCATCACGGATCGAACCACCGTTATCTCGATCGCAACCACGCCGGCGTGCTCATCATCTGGGACCGTCTTTTTGGCACGTTTGAGCCCGAAGGCGAAAAAGTGATTTACGGCCTGACGAAGAATATCAACAGCTATAACCCGCTGCGCATCGCCTTCCATGAGTGGATCGACATCTGGAATGACGTACGGCGTGCGGACACGTGGCGGTTGAAGTTGCGTTATCTTCTGGGAAGGCCCGGATGGAAAGAGGAAGAACGAGTTAACAGCTTGGCAGCAACCTTCGACCGCTAA
- a CDS encoding EthD family reductase: protein MAGVKLVVMYPRPKDVDAFEKVYQTEHVPMAVEKLKGKTKLVATKVTGSPQGTAPFYRIAEVHFPSMEALQACAASEGGQQTIGHAMKISSGGPPVIMIAEEESFSF, encoded by the coding sequence ATGGCTGGAGTAAAGTTGGTGGTGATGTACCCTCGTCCCAAAGATGTTGATGCGTTTGAAAAGGTGTACCAGACAGAACATGTGCCGATGGCGGTGGAAAAGCTGAAAGGCAAAACCAAGCTTGTTGCAACCAAGGTGACCGGATCGCCGCAAGGGACCGCCCCGTTCTATCGCATCGCTGAAGTCCATTTCCCTTCCATGGAAGCATTGCAAGCTTGCGCCGCTTCAGAAGGCGGCCAACAGACGATTGGCCATGCAATGAAGATTTCTTCCGGCGGTCCTCCCGTCATCATGATCGCAGAAGAAGAATCGTTCAGCTTCTGA
- a CDS encoding quinone oxidoreductase translates to MKAIQIQKTGGPEALTLVDLPIPKPKANEAVVKIAAIGVNFIDVYFREGRYPAPLPFVDGQEAAGTVSDVGSQVTTVKPGDRVAYTGVIGAYAEYASVPADRLVRVPNGITDQQAAAAMLQGMTAHYLVNSTYPLKKGETALIHAAAGGVGLLLVQMARNIGARAIGTVGTEEKAKLAREAGAEDVIVYTQQDFEAETKRLTENKGVHVVYDGVGKSTFEKGLNVLRPRGYMVLFGGASGAVPPFDPIALSQKGSLFLTRPSLVHYIATRNELEHRSTDIFNMIIAGKLKLRIGHVYKLEEVQQAHRDLEGRKTTGKILLVP, encoded by the coding sequence ATGAAAGCGATTCAAATACAGAAAACAGGAGGACCAGAAGCCCTAACACTGGTCGATCTGCCGATTCCGAAGCCAAAAGCAAATGAGGCCGTGGTGAAGATCGCGGCCATCGGCGTGAATTTTATTGACGTTTACTTTCGTGAGGGGCGTTATCCCGCGCCGCTGCCATTTGTCGATGGACAGGAAGCAGCCGGAACTGTAAGTGACGTTGGCAGCCAGGTAACAACCGTCAAGCCGGGAGACCGTGTGGCATATACCGGCGTGATTGGCGCTTACGCTGAGTATGCGTCCGTGCCTGCGGACCGGCTGGTGCGCGTGCCGAATGGAATCACTGACCAGCAAGCTGCAGCAGCCATGCTGCAAGGGATGACTGCACACTATCTGGTGAACAGCACGTATCCCTTGAAGAAAGGTGAGACGGCACTGATCCACGCTGCCGCCGGCGGTGTAGGGTTGTTGCTGGTGCAGATGGCCAGGAACATTGGCGCGCGTGCCATTGGGACGGTGGGCACCGAGGAGAAAGCCAAACTTGCGCGAGAAGCCGGCGCAGAAGATGTGATCGTTTATACGCAGCAGGATTTTGAAGCTGAAACCAAACGCCTGACCGAGAACAAAGGTGTGCACGTGGTATATGACGGCGTGGGCAAGAGCACGTTTGAAAAAGGGCTGAATGTACTCCGTCCGCGCGGTTACATGGTACTTTTTGGAGGCGCCAGCGGCGCTGTTCCGCCGTTTGATCCCATTGCGCTCTCGCAAAAGGGCTCGCTGTTTCTCACGCGGCCCAGCCTGGTCCATTACATTGCAACGCGCAATGAACTGGAACACCGGTCCACTGACATCTTCAATATGATCATTGCAGGCAAGTTGAAGCTGCGGATCGGCCATGTCTACAAGCTGGAAGAGGTGCAGCAGGCGCATCGCGATCTGGAAGGCCGCAAGACAACGGGCAAGATTTTGTTAGTGCCGTAA
- a CDS encoding carboxymuconolactone decarboxylase family protein, producing the protein MSTLGFIEYEQASAEVRAVYDDIKATRKIDKVTNFWKALAHDPVRLKRTWEDTKSIMAAGALDPLVKELLYVAVSVSNQCDYCIAAHTASARKKGMTEAMFNEMLAVVGLANSNNRLVAGLQVEIDEQFKAIG; encoded by the coding sequence ATGTCGACCCTTGGATTCATCGAATATGAACAAGCCAGCGCGGAAGTTCGCGCCGTGTATGACGACATCAAGGCCACGCGCAAGATCGATAAAGTCACGAACTTCTGGAAAGCGCTCGCACACGATCCTGTCCGGCTGAAGCGTACATGGGAAGACACCAAAAGCATCATGGCGGCGGGAGCGCTTGATCCGCTGGTGAAAGAACTTCTCTATGTTGCCGTAAGCGTGAGCAACCAGTGCGATTACTGCATCGCAGCGCACACTGCGTCGGCACGCAAGAAAGGCATGACCGAAGCGATGTTCAATGAGATGCTGGCGGTCGTAGGGCTGGCGAATTCCAACAACCGGCTGGTCGCGGGACTTCAGGTAGAAATCGACGAGCAATTCAAGGCGATTGGTTAA
- a CDS encoding amidohydrolase — MTVRLWAVVLLALVLANFAPAQTKPSADLIVTNAKIWTVDKTRPHAEALAVLDERIVAVGTAAEVDAWHGPQTKVLDAQGKLLLPGFNDAHVHFVDGGDHLSAVQLKDAASPEEFARKIAERVKTTAKGEWIVGGDWDEQKWSPANLPTKELIDPSTPDTPVWVNRYDGHESLANSVTLRLANITSKTADPAGGQIVRDAQGNPTGVLRDSAQELVNKVMPPMTAAHRMRAIHQALDHAASLGVTSVQDMNPSYDDVKAYAELQEQDALTVRIYAAPMETGWKDQAKLGIRRAFGTPFLRMGAVKGYADGSLGSETAYFFDAYTDAPNSHGLLSDEMHPVSAMQQRLRGADAAGLQLCIHAIGDRAISMTLDMFTQIEKTNGKRDRRWRIEHSQHMAAKDFVRYARLGVIASVQPYHAIDDGRWAETRIGPDRIKRTYAFRTFLDNGVRLAFGTDWSVAPLSPMLSIYAAVTRATLDGKNPNGWVPEQKLNVTEAIEAYTMGSAYAEFQEKEKGSITPGKLADFVILSDDIFKIPPAAIKNVKVEATYLGGKLVYGGLE; from the coding sequence ATGACCGTGCGTCTATGGGCAGTAGTATTGCTCGCCCTGGTACTTGCCAACTTTGCGCCCGCACAGACCAAACCTTCAGCGGACCTGATTGTTACCAACGCAAAAATCTGGACAGTCGACAAAACCCGCCCGCACGCTGAAGCTTTGGCCGTCCTCGACGAGCGTATTGTCGCCGTAGGCACCGCCGCGGAGGTTGACGCATGGCACGGTCCACAAACAAAAGTGCTGGATGCGCAAGGCAAGCTGCTGCTGCCCGGCTTTAATGACGCGCATGTGCATTTTGTGGATGGCGGAGACCATCTTTCGGCCGTCCAACTGAAAGACGCTGCTTCACCGGAAGAATTTGCGCGCAAGATTGCCGAGCGCGTAAAGACAACGGCAAAAGGCGAATGGATCGTCGGCGGTGATTGGGACGAGCAGAAATGGTCTCCTGCGAATCTTCCCACCAAGGAACTGATTGATCCATCGACTCCGGACACGCCTGTATGGGTGAATCGCTATGACGGGCATGAGTCACTGGCAAACTCGGTCACGTTACGACTGGCAAACATTACGTCGAAGACCGCCGACCCTGCCGGAGGCCAGATTGTCCGCGATGCGCAGGGCAATCCCACCGGAGTGCTAAGAGATTCAGCGCAGGAGCTGGTGAACAAAGTCATGCCGCCAATGACCGCAGCGCACCGCATGCGGGCGATTCATCAGGCCTTGGACCACGCGGCTTCTCTCGGCGTGACGAGCGTTCAGGATATGAATCCGTCCTATGACGACGTGAAGGCCTATGCCGAACTTCAAGAGCAGGACGCGCTTACTGTCCGAATCTATGCTGCACCGATGGAAACAGGCTGGAAAGATCAAGCCAAGCTCGGAATCAGACGGGCCTTTGGCACACCATTCCTCCGTATGGGAGCGGTGAAAGGCTACGCTGATGGATCACTGGGATCTGAAACAGCTTATTTTTTTGACGCATACACAGATGCGCCGAACTCGCACGGGCTCTTGAGCGACGAGATGCATCCTGTGTCCGCCATGCAGCAGCGCCTTCGCGGTGCGGACGCAGCGGGCCTTCAGCTCTGCATTCATGCCATTGGCGATCGCGCGATCTCCATGACGCTTGACATGTTTACGCAAATCGAAAAGACCAATGGCAAGCGCGATCGGCGCTGGCGCATCGAGCACTCACAGCACATGGCGGCAAAAGATTTTGTGCGCTATGCGCGGCTGGGCGTGATTGCATCCGTTCAGCCTTATCACGCAATCGATGACGGCCGTTGGGCGGAGACTCGCATCGGCCCCGACCGCATCAAGCGCACATACGCTTTTCGCACGTTTCTGGATAACGGCGTGCGACTGGCTTTCGGCACAGATTGGTCGGTGGCACCGTTGAGCCCGATGCTGAGCATCTATGCCGCCGTCACACGCGCCACGCTGGACGGCAAAAATCCGAACGGCTGGGTGCCGGAACAAAAGCTGAACGTGACTGAAGCTATTGAGGCCTACACCATGGGCTCAGCCTATGCGGAATTTCAGGAAAAAGAAAAAGGGTCGATCACCCCGGGCAAGCTGGCTGACTTTGTGATTCTTTCCGATGACATTTTCAAGATCCCACCGGCCGCCATCAAGAACGTGAAAGTGGAAGCGACCTACCTGGGCGGCAAGCTCGTTTATGGCGGATTGGAGTAG
- a CDS encoding SCO family protein, with amino-acid sequence MRRNGWAILAATAAFMLCAAFYLTVGVTPAAADNSYWGANYFPNVPLITQDGKTIHFYDDMLKGKIVLINFIYTECGETCPLETAKLAQVYKLLGDRMGKDIFFYSITVDSKHDTPSVLKAYAKKFHTGPGWYFLTGKKEDIDTVRKKIGMAGRLDEDPLTGHTSSLTLGNEPQGQWMQDSSFDDPRFIATIVGNWLTAGYRKASNSYENVPKIDESVGGGGPSMFRTRCAACHTIGGGDGVGPDLLGVTTAHGRDWVTRYILAPDKALAAKDPIAMALFKKYNKVKMPNLHLTPVDVKTLLDYFDKQTATVTQAGDSSADSTSAMKPEPVSTKTSQAPGRN; translated from the coding sequence ATGCGACGGAATGGTTGGGCCATCCTTGCGGCAACAGCTGCATTTATGCTGTGTGCTGCTTTCTACTTGACGGTCGGCGTAACGCCGGCTGCTGCTGACAACTCCTATTGGGGCGCGAACTATTTCCCCAACGTGCCGCTCATCACACAGGATGGCAAAACCATCCACTTTTATGACGATATGCTGAAAGGCAAAATCGTCCTGATCAACTTTATTTACACCGAATGCGGGGAAACCTGCCCGCTTGAAACCGCCAAGCTTGCCCAGGTTTATAAATTGCTCGGCGACCGCATGGGCAAAGACATCTTTTTCTATTCCATTACAGTTGACTCCAAGCATGACACCCCCTCCGTCTTAAAGGCCTATGCAAAGAAATTTCATACTGGCCCTGGCTGGTACTTCCTGACCGGTAAGAAGGAAGATATCGATACCGTGCGCAAAAAGATCGGCATGGCCGGACGCTTGGACGAAGATCCCCTTACAGGCCACACGAGCAGTCTGACCCTGGGCAATGAACCGCAGGGTCAATGGATGCAGGACAGCTCATTTGATGATCCGCGTTTCATTGCAACCATCGTCGGCAATTGGCTTACGGCCGGATACCGCAAGGCCAGTAATAGCTATGAGAACGTGCCGAAAATTGACGAATCTGTTGGCGGTGGAGGGCCATCAATGTTCCGCACGCGCTGCGCAGCCTGCCACACCATCGGCGGTGGCGATGGCGTCGGTCCGGACCTGCTCGGCGTCACCACAGCTCACGGTCGCGACTGGGTCACCAGATACATCCTTGCGCCAGACAAAGCGCTGGCCGCAAAAGATCCTATCGCCATGGCCCTATTCAAAAAATACAACAAGGTCAAGATGCCGAACCTGCATTTGACTCCGGTCGATGTGAAGACTTTGCTCGACTATTTCGATAAACAAACAGCTACCGTCACACAGGCCGGTGATTCATCCGCGGACAGTACAAGCGCGATGAAGCCCGAGCCGGTTTCCACCAAAACCAGCCAGGCGCCAGGCAGAAATTAG